Genomic DNA from Streptomyces venezuelae:
CGCGCCCTGGTACCTGATGCTGTCCGTCGCGCTCGGCTTCGGCGCGACGCTCGGCGCGACCTCTCTGATCTTCCAGCAGATCGGCAGCCAGCCGGGCCTGATGTTCATGCTGCCCGTGATCATGTACCTGTTCGTGGTCGCGCTCGGCACGGACTACAACATCCTCATGGTGTCGCGGCTGCGCGAGGAAGCCCGTGAGGGGCGTTCACCGCACGACGCGGCGGGCACGGCGGTCCGCCACTCGGGGCCGACGATCGGTTCGGCGGGCGTAATCCTCGCGGGTACGTTCGCGACACTGATGCTCGCGGGCAACTCGACGCTCTCCCAGATGGGTTTCTCGCTCTCGTTCGGCATCCTCGTCGCCGCGTTCGTCATGGCACTGATCTTCACTCCGGCGCTGACGGCGCTCATAGGGCACGCGGCGTGGTGGCCGGGGCACGGGGACGAGAAGCGGAACGGGCGGGGCGGTGCGCGCCCGTCGGACGAGGAGACCGTCGGCGGCGCGACCCGCTCCCGGTAGGCCCACCCTCGCCCCCTGCGTCAGGCGGTCTCCGTCGCCGACTCGGGTGTGCCCGACGCCGCCGTACGGGACGACGCCTCCGGCGACTCCGCCCGCACGATCCCCGTCAGCGTCCCGCTCAGCGCCACGCACACCACGCCCGCGCCGACGGACAGGCATACCTCGGCCACCCCGAACCCGGCGGCGGCCGCGGTGACGGCGGCGGCTCCGAGAGGGCCGAGCGAGTAGTGGGTGGTCCAGAACGCGGCGGTGACCCGGCCCAGCAGATGCCCCGGAGTCACCTCCTGTCGCAGCGACATGGAGCAGATCCCGGCGACGCCGGTGGCCAGCAGCATCGTCGCCGAGAGCGCACCGATCACCGGCACGCTCCCGGTCAGTCCGAGGCAGGCGACGGCGATGCCGGCGAGCGCGACGGCGCCGGCCCAACTCGTCCCGAAGCCGAGGCGCTTGCGCACTCGGGTGACCAGGAACGAGGCGAGGAACGTACCGATCGTGCCCGCGCTCAGCACATAGCCCACCGTGCCGTCGCCGTGCCCGAGGTCCTCCTTGATCCGGAAGATGAGGACGTCGGTCATGCCGTGCGTGAGGAAGATGAACAGGGACAGCAGCACGGTCAGCGGGCGCAGCACGGGGTGCGCCCACAGGAAGCGGAATCCCGCGAGGAACTCGCCGCGCACACCGCCGCGTTCGGCGCCCCGCTCCCGCTCCGCCCCCTTGTCCCCGATCGGCCGCGGGGTGGGCCGCAGCTTGACGAGGAGGAGCCCCGCTGCCGACACGGCGAACGTCGCGGCGTCGATCCCGATGGCGACCACGGGCCCGAACGCCGCCGCGACGAGGCCCGCGAGGGTGGGCCCACCGACCGTCGCCACCGCGTAGGAGCCGTACAGGTGGGCGTTGGCCTTGATGATCTGGCCGGGCTCGACGATGGCGGGCACCACGGTCACGTACGTCACCTGGAAGAGCATCGCGAAGCCGCCGGTGAGCGGCACGACCGTATAGATGAGCCACATCGGGGTCGCGTGGAGCCAGACCAGCGGGATCAGCGCGTACAGCAGGCAGCGCGCCATGTCGGCGAGCATGAGGAGCCTGCGCCGGTCGAACCGGTCGGCGATCACACCGGCGAAGAGTCCGGTGACGATCGACGCGACGCCCGTCAGGCCGGTGACCAGACCCATCTGTACGACCGAGCCGGTGCTGTGCAGCACGAGCAGAGGGATGGCCACGAAGGAGAACGAGTCGCCGAGGGCGGAGAGCGTCTGGATGACGAGGAAGGTCCGGTAGTTGCGGTTGCGCCACAGCGAGGTGTTCGGCGGCGCCGGTTCGGTCACCGCTGCCCGCCAGCGCGTTCCGCGACCCCCGTACGTCCCGCGGCCGGCGCCTCGGTGACCGCCTGGCGGCCCGCCTCCCGGAACACCCGCTCGTTCGCGTCGACTTCGTGCACCCAGGCACGGTGCACCCGCACCGCACGTGCTGCCTGGGCCGCTAGTTCGTACCGGGTGCGCCAGTCGGCGTCGGGGAAGCCGAGGACGAGCCGGGCAACGCCGACGCGGGCGAACTCGACGATCCTCTCGGCAGCCCGCTCGGGTGTGCCGTCGACCGGCATCGCGGAGGCCCGTTCGGCGTCGATGCCGTAGCGGCGCAGCACCGCCGGGACGGGCGGCTCGTGGGCGTCGCCGTCCCGTCCGCTCTCGTGGCGCCCGGAACGCGCGCACGCGGTCGCCGCGGCGAACTCCCCCGCCTGCCTCTGCCCTTCCGCGTGCGCCGCGGGCGGGAACGCCCCCAAGCCGATGGCCACTGCCCCCCCGTCCCGGTCCAGGGGGTGAACGTTAGCGCGAGTTGCCTTTTCGTGAAAAGTGTGAGCACAGCAACCATCCCATCGGGCCTGCCATTGCTCACAGCCGAAGCAGAAATGCAAGTGGAATCCATAAAGCCGTCGAAAGTCGGTGGCCTAGGAAAGCGAGCGAAAAGTCAAGTCGGTCGACAGGTCTGCCAAAATTCGTTTTTCACGGCCCCGACCAGCGGTTTCTGGATGTTAGTGTTTTTACTCGTCCCGAGCCGGGCCGCATTTGCATCGGTGCACCGCTCGGATTGCGCTGCGGCGCACCGCCCTCTCGTGGCGGCCGCCGTCGCCCCTCACACCGGAATGGAAGGGGGCCTTCCAGGTCTGATTCCCGTTCCGGCGGAATGTGTCCGTGTCGTCCACGTATCTGCCCTGGAGCTCTTTCATGTCTGCTGACAGCACGGCTGTCACCACACCCTCGCCCGCGGACACCACCGCGTCGCCCGGCGGCGGCCGGCACCTCGGCCTGGCCCTGTTCGTCATCGCCGCGGCCCAGCTCATGGTGGTGCTCGACGGCACCATCACCAACATCGCGCTGCCCAGCATCCAGACCGCGCTCGACGTGTCCGACGCGAACCTGGCCTGGATCGTCAACTCCTACGCGCTGGCCTTCGGCGGGCTGCTGCTGCTCGGCGGCCGGGCCGGGGACCTCTTCGGCCGCAGGCTGATGTTCCAGGTGGGCATCGCCGTGTTCACGCTGGCCTCACTGCTCGGCGGGCTCGCCCCGAACGAGGGCCTGCTCATCGGCGCGCGTGTCCTCCAGGGCGTCGGCGCGGCGTTCGCCGCGCCCAGCGCGCTCTCCCTGATCGCCACGACGTTCCCCGAGGGCAAGCCGCGCAACAAGGCGATGGGCGTCTATGCCGCCATGGCGGGCATCGGCGCCACCGTCGGCCTGCTGCTCGGCGGCGTCCTCACCGACGCCCTGGACTGGCGGTGGGTGTTCTTCGTGAACATCCCCATCGGCCTGGCCGTTCTCGCCGGGACGAAGACACTCGTCGAGGCGGAGCGCCATCCCGGCCGGCTCGACCTGCCGGGCACCGTCACCGGCACGGGGGGCCTGATCACCCTCGTCTACGGCATCACGCGCGGCGGCGAGCACGGCTGGACCGACAGCCTGACGCTGTCCTGTTTCGCCGTCGCCGCCGTGCTGCTCGCGGCCTTCCTCGCCGTCCAGAGCCGCACCACGAACCCGATGATGCCGCTGCGGCTCTTCAGGGACCGCAACCGCTCCGGGTCGTTCGCCACGATGCTGTTCATCGGCGCAGGCATGATCGCCACCTTCTACTTCCTCACCCTCTACATGCAGCTGATCCTCGGCTACAGCGCGGTCAAGACCGGCTTCGCCAACCTGCCGTTCAGCCTGGGCATGGGGGTCGCCGCCGCGCTCAGCGCCAAGCTGGTCACACGTCTCGCACCGCGCGCGATCGCCGGGCCCGGTCTGCTCGTGGCGGCGGGCGGCATGTTCTGGTTCGCCACGCTGACCCCGGACTCCTCGTACACCGGGCACCTGATGCCCGCGATGTTCGTCACCGCGCTCGGCCTCGGCATGGGCTTCGTCCCGATGACGCTGGGCGCGGTCAGCGGTGTCGAGCACCAGGACACGGGCATCGCCTCCGCACTCCTGAACACCGCCCAGCAGATCGGCGGCGCGCTCGGCCTCGCCGTCCTCGCGACCGTCTCCACCTCGGCGGCCGACGACCGGCTGCCCGACGCGGCCGCCTCGCTGTACCGGGGCCTGGCCATGAAGGACCACGGCCTGGTGGCCAGGGCGGCGGACGCCCTGACCCACGGCTACACGCTGGCGTTCGTCGGCGCCGGCGTCATGTTCCTCGCCGGTCTCGCCGTGACCGCCCTCGCCATCAACGCCGGCAAGCAGGAGACGGCGGAGGGCGCGGCGCCGGTCCACATGGGCTGAGACCCCGTCCGCAGCGGCCGGGTCCGGCTCTACGGCTTCCAGTCCCCGAGCCAGTCGGCGGTCTCCTGGCTCGTGGCCTGGGCGTCCGTCAGGTGCGGGCGGTCACCCCTGGGGCCGCCCGCACCCGGTCCGCTGTTGCGGTACTCGGCGAAGCGGTCGTCCTTCCAGGAGAAGCCGCCCATGTCCGTCCAGGGGCCCGGTTTGATCGCGGCACTGAGCACGGTGTCGCGGACTGTGGTCTGCGGGTCGAGGGTCGCGTCGCCGCCCGCGTGCCAGGGGCGGCCGAGGTGGAAGCTCCGCGCGGCCACGTCGCCGTTGACCGTGCAGCGGGTGATGAGGAACCCCTTGCGCCCCGCCGCCGTGCTGGGAGCGGTGACGTAACCGGCCGACGTGCCGTCCCAGCGCTTCTTCAGGGTGAGGACCGACTTGTCGATGACCGCGGTCGCGCGGCCGAAGACGAAGTCGGTGTTGCCGATGACGTAGGAGTTGGTCAGGTGGACGCGGCCCGGCCTGTCCTTGCCCGCCGTGTCGAGGAGCAGGGTGTCCTGGTCGCCGCTGACGATGAGCGAGTCGAGGCGGACCCGGTCGGCGGCGGTGCGCAGCGCCACCGCCTGGTGCCCGTCCAGCTTCTGGTTCCGTGCCTCGTCGAAGTCGTTGGAGACGGTGAGGTTGCGGGCCGTGAAGTCGTCGGCCTCGACGGCGAAAGTGGCGCTGCCGCCCGTGCCGTACGTTCCCGAACCGTCCGGCTTCGGCGTCCCCGCGGCGTTGTTGAAGACGATGACGGTGTCCTTGCGGCTGCTGCCCGTGCCCTCGACCGTGACGTGCGGCTTGTTCGCCGGGACCTCGACCGTCTCGCGGTAGGTGCCGGGCGCGACACGGATCACGGCGC
This window encodes:
- a CDS encoding MFS transporter, with translation MTEPAPPNTSLWRNRNYRTFLVIQTLSALGDSFSFVAIPLLVLHSTGSVVQMGLVTGLTGVASIVTGLFAGVIADRFDRRRLLMLADMARCLLYALIPLVWLHATPMWLIYTVVPLTGGFAMLFQVTYVTVVPAIVEPGQIIKANAHLYGSYAVATVGGPTLAGLVAAAFGPVVAIGIDAATFAVSAAGLLLVKLRPTPRPIGDKGAERERGAERGGVRGEFLAGFRFLWAHPVLRPLTVLLSLFIFLTHGMTDVLIFRIKEDLGHGDGTVGYVLSAGTIGTFLASFLVTRVRKRLGFGTSWAGAVALAGIAVACLGLTGSVPVIGALSATMLLATGVAGICSMSLRQEVTPGHLLGRVTAAFWTTHYSLGPLGAAAVTAAAAGFGVAEVCLSVGAGVVCVALSGTLTGIVRAESPEASSRTAASGTPESATETA
- a CDS encoding MFS transporter, which produces MSADSTAVTTPSPADTTASPGGGRHLGLALFVIAAAQLMVVLDGTITNIALPSIQTALDVSDANLAWIVNSYALAFGGLLLLGGRAGDLFGRRLMFQVGIAVFTLASLLGGLAPNEGLLIGARVLQGVGAAFAAPSALSLIATTFPEGKPRNKAMGVYAAMAGIGATVGLLLGGVLTDALDWRWVFFVNIPIGLAVLAGTKTLVEAERHPGRLDLPGTVTGTGGLITLVYGITRGGEHGWTDSLTLSCFAVAAVLLAAFLAVQSRTTNPMMPLRLFRDRNRSGSFATMLFIGAGMIATFYFLTLYMQLILGYSAVKTGFANLPFSLGMGVAAALSAKLVTRLAPRAIAGPGLLVAAGGMFWFATLTPDSSYTGHLMPAMFVTALGLGMGFVPMTLGAVSGVEHQDTGIASALLNTAQQIGGALGLAVLATVSTSAADDRLPDAAASLYRGLAMKDHGLVARAADALTHGYTLAFVGAGVMFLAGLAVTALAINAGKQETAEGAAPVHMG